The following coding sequences lie in one Oncorhynchus nerka isolate Pitt River linkage group LG14, Oner_Uvic_2.0, whole genome shotgun sequence genomic window:
- the il12a gene encoding interleukin-12 subunit alpha: MMPNFYLYLASCVLLLALSCQVSMGTPMRMPRSLDSEKCSQCADLSRELVKNVKKLLDNENLFGGLNCSEQRVEVNSKTQTVLACEPNTDMNTRCSGQRNTTFSESECLRNIRIDLEHYTASLQAYKQADLSSTAQDTQNLLNICPSTQWVSSSQVADPKLTSGDPVDQRVHLCKVLKGFHLRVITISRAMGYISAGDHRK, from the exons ATGATGCCAAACTTTTATTTAT ACCTTGCCAGCTGTGTGCTGCTGCTCGCCTTGTCCTGCCAAGTCTCAATGGGAACCCCAATGCGCATGCCGCGGAGTTTAGACTCTGAGAAATGCTCGCAGTGCGCTGACCTCTCCAGAGAGCTCGTCAAGAATGTTAAAAAGCTCCTGGACAAC GAAAACCTGTTTGGGGGTTTAAACTGCTCGGAGCAGCGCGTGGAGGTGAACAGTAAgacccagacagtcctagccTGCGAACCCAACACGGACATG AACACAAGATGCTCTGGTCAACGGAACACCACATTCAGTGAG AGTGAGTGTCTGAGGAACATCCGAATAGACCTAGAACATTATACTGCCTCACTACAGGCTTACAAACAGGCCGACCTCAGCTCCACTGCCCAGGACACCCAGAACCTACTCAATATTTGTCCATCCACACAATGGGTGTCTTCCTCACAG GTTGCAGACCCTAAGCTGACTAGTGGTGACCCTGTGGACCAGAGGGTCCATCTGTGTAAGGTACTGAAGGGCTTCCACCTCCGGGTCATCACCATCAGCAGAGCCATGGGATACATCTCTGCTGGGGACCACAGGAAGTAA